A DNA window from Massilia putida contains the following coding sequences:
- a CDS encoding LacI family DNA-binding transcriptional regulator, translated as MTTQGEGGRNERAAGGATVWDVASRAGVSAMTVSRVINGITSVGARNREKVMRAIDELNYQVNVAARAARVGTLRVGLLYSNPSEAFLSAFLVGALTECGQSGAQLILEHCDNLRSQRKAIDRLIDDGADGILVPPPLCDSKSALKMLAELGIPSVAVATAKPSPRMSAVRIDDYEGALTMTKHLLALGHTDIGFIKGDPEHTPAQLRYQAFIDAMRAAGHNVPAERVAQGMFTYRSGLLAARELLSRPTRPTAIFASNDDMAAAVIAVAHGMHLQVPDDMTVCGFDDTPVATTVWPELTTIHQPITEMARSAVALLIEHVRTQRSGHAYDPRHQLMPYTLVVRESTSRTE; from the coding sequence CAGGGCGAAGGCGGCAGGAACGAGCGCGCCGCGGGCGGCGCGACGGTGTGGGACGTCGCCAGCCGGGCCGGGGTATCGGCCATGACGGTGTCGCGCGTCATCAACGGCATCACCAGCGTCGGCGCCAGGAACCGCGAAAAAGTCATGCGCGCGATCGACGAGCTCAATTACCAGGTCAACGTGGCGGCGCGCGCGGCGCGCGTCGGTACTCTGCGCGTGGGCCTGTTGTACAGCAACCCCAGCGAGGCCTTCCTCAGCGCCTTCCTCGTCGGCGCGCTGACCGAGTGCGGACAGAGCGGCGCCCAACTGATCCTCGAACACTGCGACAACCTGCGCAGCCAGCGCAAGGCGATCGACCGCCTGATCGACGACGGCGCCGACGGCATCCTCGTGCCGCCACCACTCTGCGATTCGAAATCCGCCCTCAAGATGCTGGCGGAACTGGGCATCCCGTCCGTGGCGGTGGCCACGGCGAAACCGTCGCCGCGGATGTCGGCCGTGCGCATCGACGACTACGAAGGCGCGCTGACGATGACGAAGCACCTGCTGGCGCTGGGCCATACGGACATCGGCTTCATCAAGGGCGACCCGGAACACACGCCGGCCCAGCTGCGCTACCAGGCGTTCATCGACGCCATGCGCGCGGCCGGCCACAACGTGCCCGCCGAACGCGTGGCGCAGGGTATGTTCACGTACCGTTCCGGCCTGCTGGCGGCGCGCGAGCTGCTGTCCCGGCCGACGCGGCCCACGGCCATCTTCGCCAGCAACGACGACATGGCGGCCGCTGTCATCGCCGTCGCGCACGGGATGCATCTGCAGGTCCCGGACGACATGACCGTCTGCGGCTTCGACGACACGCCCGTCGCGACCACCGTGTGGCCGGAACTGACCACCATTCATCAACCGATCACCGAGATGGCGCGCAGCGCCGTGGCGCTGCTGATCGAGCATGTCCGCACGCAGCGTTCGGGCCACGCCTACGACCCGCGGCACCAGCTGATGCCGTACACGCTGGTCGTGCGCGAATCCACGTCCCGGACCGAATGA